One Luteimonas sp. MC1825 DNA segment encodes these proteins:
- a CDS encoding type II secretion system protein N — MATSFALQAPHALLARARDAGLLRRVATAAVIALLAVQAARLAWLLLVPPAPVGAAPTLPRASIAAARPERLALDAFHPATATVHASADSSGLRLHAARPAMDAGAGAAIIAGKDGRQQAFVVGDEVAPGVVLVAVAHGHVTLAASGTRSELRFAAPAGGTPSAASRQAPAALPAARAPAPTGGAANVDPAQLLAQAGLRPVQANDGQPAGYSVIPRGDGAVLRQAGLQAGDVLLSVNGQALTPERYAALPAELAGSRTITLTYARDGTTHTTTLQADTP; from the coding sequence TTGGCCACGTCGTTCGCCCTCCAAGCCCCGCACGCACTGCTCGCCCGCGCCCGCGATGCGGGGCTCCTGCGCCGCGTGGCCACGGCCGCCGTCATCGCGTTGCTGGCCGTGCAGGCCGCCCGCCTGGCCTGGCTGCTGCTGGTGCCACCTGCACCCGTTGGCGCGGCGCCGACGTTGCCGCGCGCCTCGATCGCCGCGGCGCGCCCCGAACGCCTTGCCCTCGACGCCTTCCACCCTGCAACCGCCACCGTGCATGCGTCGGCCGACAGCTCCGGTCTGCGTCTGCACGCTGCGCGTCCAGCGATGGATGCCGGTGCCGGCGCGGCGATCATCGCCGGCAAGGACGGGCGGCAGCAGGCCTTCGTGGTCGGCGACGAAGTCGCGCCCGGCGTCGTGCTCGTCGCGGTCGCACATGGCCATGTGACGTTGGCGGCGTCCGGCACCCGCAGCGAATTGCGCTTCGCCGCGCCGGCAGGCGGCACGCCCTCGGCCGCGTCACGCCAGGCGCCGGCGGCCTTGCCGGCAGCGCGCGCACCCGCCCCCACCGGCGGCGCGGCCAACGTCGATCCCGCGCAACTGCTCGCGCAGGCGGGACTTCGCCCCGTCCAGGCCAACGACGGCCAGCCCGCCGGCTACAGCGTGATCCCGCGCGGCGACGGTGCGGTCCTGCGCCAGGCCGGCCTCCAGGCCGGCGACGTGCTGTTGTCGGTCAATGGCCAGGCGCTCACCCCCGAGCGGTACGCCGCGCTGCCCGCGGAACTCGCGGGCAGCCGCACGATCACCCTCACCTACGCGCGCGACGGAACGACGCACACCACGACCCTGCAGGCAGACACCCCTTGA
- a CDS encoding TonB-dependent receptor: MKRTPSRSGLSVAITTLLACQVAWAQQPASPRGDAAIPAQATIVQATLAQAAGTQDAAAQAASTPAQLDAVEVRGEYIPEPMLQTAEVASFITREDFERTGDGDAAAALSRVSGVSIVDDKFVYVRGLGERYSSALLNGSPLPSPEPMQRVVPLDLFPAEVLQGMTVQKTYSAKYPGEFGGGIIDLQSLTIPDAPFFKLSVGGGGNSVTTGEKGLTYYGSEDDWSGYDDGTRKMPRALQDAIATGQRVDLGGDFSREDIRRIGRSFQNANLNLLQENDSINPDGNVGASAGYTAEMGEDARIGFIAVAGFENTWRTRFGDQQQGVFVNDVVEYDSDYDFLSTQNNARTNVLLGAGYEWGGNKLGLTTLYVHDTIKEARSRSGVDNLAGFEARDDYTEWFERELINHQLTGSHAFGEYDDLKIEWRAATARATRDMPYEKGIRYENVDGYWSHDASRVQNYTRFSAVEDTVDSAGLDVTWRVPVERDLTLGFGGAYMDNERNAWAREFKFLALDGALPFHNRYQRPDYLFSDYNLSQDLLRLRETTGGFGASSYDAALEVKALYLQAEGEITANLRATVGVRYEDATQSVTPYDVITGIAQAAPAPLENDYFLPALTLTWNIADNRQLRFGASRTIARPQFREMAPQQYSDPDSFRQFYGNPYLVDSELTNFDVRHEWFFGSGEYFTVGAFHKTIDKPIETNINVGGGGTIFQSFLNAPEATVYGAEVEFKKYFDDVFAADWWGANRLYLATNYTWSQSEVNADEGDTVQPFGYPAPVDARLFVRDGSDMQGQSEHIANLQFGVENEATGLQATLIANHVSERVSARGRPGQPDYMQEPGTTLDFVLRKGFNLGDTAMTLGFAARNILDTEFDEYQERGGQKVHVLRYDPGVTYSLSLSAEF; the protein is encoded by the coding sequence ATGAAACGCACTCCGTCACGCAGCGGCCTGTCCGTCGCGATCACCACCCTGCTCGCCTGCCAGGTCGCGTGGGCCCAGCAGCCCGCCTCGCCACGCGGTGACGCCGCCATTCCGGCGCAGGCCACCATCGTGCAGGCCACGCTCGCGCAGGCGGCCGGCACGCAGGACGCCGCCGCGCAGGCGGCCTCCACGCCAGCCCAGCTCGACGCGGTCGAGGTGCGTGGCGAATACATTCCCGAACCGATGCTGCAGACCGCCGAAGTCGCCTCGTTCATCACCCGCGAGGACTTCGAGCGCACCGGTGACGGCGACGCCGCCGCGGCACTGTCGCGGGTTTCGGGCGTGAGCATCGTCGACGACAAGTTCGTCTACGTGCGTGGACTCGGCGAACGCTACTCGTCTGCGCTGCTGAACGGCTCGCCCCTGCCCAGCCCCGAGCCGATGCAGCGCGTGGTGCCGCTGGACCTGTTCCCGGCCGAGGTGCTGCAGGGCATGACCGTGCAGAAGACCTACTCGGCAAAGTACCCCGGCGAGTTCGGCGGCGGCATCATCGACCTGCAGTCGCTGACCATTCCCGACGCGCCGTTCTTCAAACTGAGCGTCGGCGGCGGCGGCAACAGCGTCACCACCGGCGAGAAGGGCCTGACCTATTACGGCTCCGAGGATGACTGGTCGGGCTACGACGACGGCACCCGCAAGATGCCGCGCGCGCTCCAGGACGCGATCGCCACCGGCCAGCGCGTCGACCTGGGCGGCGACTTCAGCCGCGAAGACATCCGCCGCATCGGCCGCAGCTTCCAGAACGCCAACCTGAACCTGCTGCAGGAAAACGACAGCATCAACCCGGACGGCAACGTCGGCGCCAGCGCCGGCTACACGGCCGAGATGGGCGAGGACGCGCGCATCGGCTTCATCGCCGTGGCCGGATTCGAGAACACCTGGCGCACCCGCTTCGGCGACCAGCAGCAGGGCGTGTTCGTCAACGATGTCGTCGAATACGACTCCGACTACGATTTCCTCTCCACCCAGAACAACGCACGCACCAATGTGCTGCTCGGTGCCGGCTACGAGTGGGGCGGCAACAAGCTCGGCCTGACCACCCTGTACGTGCACGACACCATCAAGGAGGCGCGCAGCCGCTCCGGCGTGGACAACCTCGCCGGCTTCGAGGCGCGCGACGACTACACCGAGTGGTTCGAGCGCGAGCTGATCAACCACCAGCTCACCGGCAGCCACGCCTTCGGCGAATACGACGACCTGAAGATCGAATGGCGCGCCGCCACCGCGCGCGCCACCCGCGACATGCCCTACGAAAAGGGCATCCGCTACGAGAACGTCGACGGCTACTGGAGCCACGACGCCTCGCGCGTGCAGAACTACACCCGCTTCAGCGCGGTCGAGGATACCGTGGACAGCGCCGGCCTCGACGTCACCTGGCGGGTGCCGGTCGAGCGCGACCTGACGCTCGGTTTCGGCGGCGCGTACATGGACAACGAGCGCAATGCGTGGGCCCGCGAGTTCAAGTTCCTCGCGCTCGACGGCGCCCTGCCCTTCCACAACCGCTACCAGCGGCCGGACTACCTGTTCTCGGACTACAACCTCAGCCAGGACCTGCTGCGGCTGCGCGAGACCACCGGCGGGTTCGGTGCCTCGTCCTATGACGCCGCGCTCGAGGTCAAGGCGCTGTACCTGCAGGCGGAAGGCGAGATCACCGCCAACCTGCGCGCCACCGTGGGCGTGCGCTACGAGGACGCGACCCAGTCGGTGACCCCGTACGACGTCATCACCGGCATCGCCCAGGCCGCCCCGGCGCCGCTGGAGAACGATTACTTCCTGCCGGCGCTGACCCTGACCTGGAACATCGCCGACAACCGCCAGCTGCGCTTCGGTGCCTCGCGCACCATCGCCCGCCCGCAGTTCCGCGAGATGGCACCGCAGCAGTACAGCGATCCCGACAGCTTCCGCCAGTTCTACGGCAACCCGTACCTGGTGGACAGCGAGCTCACCAACTTCGACGTCCGCCACGAGTGGTTCTTCGGCTCGGGCGAATACTTCACGGTCGGCGCGTTCCACAAGACCATCGACAAGCCGATCGAGACCAACATCAACGTCGGCGGCGGCGGCACCATCTTCCAGAGCTTCCTCAACGCACCGGAAGCCACGGTCTATGGTGCCGAAGTGGAGTTCAAGAAGTACTTCGACGATGTGTTCGCCGCCGACTGGTGGGGCGCAAACCGGCTGTACCTGGCGACCAACTACACCTGGTCGCAGTCCGAGGTGAATGCCGACGAAGGCGACACGGTGCAGCCCTTCGGCTACCCCGCGCCGGTGGACGCGCGGCTGTTCGTGCGCGACGGCAGCGACATGCAGGGCCAGTCCGAGCACATCGCCAACCTGCAGTTCGGCGTGGAGAACGAGGCCACCGGCCTGCAGGCGACGCTGATCGCGAACCATGTCAGCGAGCGCGTCTCCGCACGCGGCCGCCCCGGCCAGCCCGATTACATGCAGGAGCCGGGCACCACGCTCGACTTCGTGCTGCGCAAGGGCTTCAACCTCGGCGACACCGCGATGACCCTGGGTTTTGCCGCGCGCAACATCCTCGACACCGAGTTCGACGAATACCAGGAGCGCGGCGGGCAGAAGGTGCACGTGCTGCGCTACGACCCGGGCGTGACGTATTCGCTGAGCCTGTCCGCGGAATTCTGA